One part of the Streptomyces lienomycini genome encodes these proteins:
- a CDS encoding chorismate mutase produces the protein MTTSNTGTGADEPAVREELARLRDSIDNIDAAVVHMLAERFKCTQQVGHLKARHRLPPADPAREARQIARLRALAESAKLDPAFAEKFLNFIVAEVIHHHERIAESNGGGDGGGAVRASD, from the coding sequence ATGACCACCAGCAACACCGGTACCGGTGCCGACGAACCCGCCGTCCGCGAGGAGCTGGCCCGGCTGAGGGACAGCATCGACAACATCGACGCGGCCGTCGTCCACATGCTCGCCGAGCGCTTCAAGTGCACCCAGCAGGTCGGCCACCTCAAGGCCCGCCACCGGCTGCCGCCCGCCGACCCGGCCCGGGAGGCCCGGCAGATCGCCCGGCTGCGCGCCCTCGCCGAGAGCGCCAAACTGGACCCGGCCTTCGCCGAGAAGTTCCTGAACTTCATCGTCGCCGAGGTGATCCACCACCACGAGCGCATCGCCGAGAGCAACGGCGGCGGCGACGGCGGCGGCGCGGTGCGAGCCTCCGACTGA
- a CDS encoding SIMPL domain-containing protein, giving the protein MTQAIEEPWGISVFGSGTVRDEPSFARVRPAVDVLEPSPEQAFQRAGEAVARLREVLRRHGVPDASVSGSRLGLSSEYDGHGGRRRTLGYRCQASYSVETEALDDLERLIADVVEAGAHRIDGVEFDVRDRLSLLDEARRRAVAAARRKAEVYAEAADARLGPVLHIQDVESEPVAAFRASAGGGPPGALAPGVVEVSARVALGFSLRH; this is encoded by the coding sequence ATGACACAGGCCATCGAAGAACCGTGGGGCATCAGCGTGTTCGGCTCGGGCACGGTGCGGGACGAGCCGTCGTTCGCGCGGGTGCGGCCCGCGGTGGACGTGCTGGAACCGTCGCCGGAGCAGGCCTTCCAGCGGGCCGGGGAGGCCGTGGCCCGGCTGCGGGAGGTGCTGCGGCGGCACGGGGTGCCGGACGCCTCGGTCTCGGGCTCCCGACTGGGCCTCAGCTCGGAGTACGACGGCCACGGCGGTCGCCGGAGGACGCTCGGGTACCGGTGCCAGGCCTCGTACTCGGTGGAGACCGAGGCGCTGGACGACCTGGAGCGGCTGATCGCGGACGTGGTCGAGGCGGGCGCGCATCGGATCGACGGCGTCGAGTTCGACGTGCGCGACCGGCTCTCGCTGCTCGACGAGGCGCGGCGCAGGGCCGTGGCCGCGGCCCGCCGCAAGGCCGAGGTGTACGCGGAGGCGGCGGACGCGCGGCTGGGGCCGGTACTGCACATCCAGGACGTGGAGTCGGAGCCCGTCGCCGCGTTCCGTGCCTCCGCGGGCGGCGGTCCGCCCGGCGCGCTGGCCCCGGGAGTGGTGGAGGTGTCCGCCCGGGTCGCGCTGGGCTTCTCCCTCAGGCACTGA
- a CDS encoding vWA domain-containing protein, which translates to MAAISLSKVRETAPALVDLYKTAGESLTKHRMAGERAAVYLVVDYSGSMKPYYKDGSVQALADRVLSLSAHLDDDGTVPVVFFSTDVDAVTEIALADHQGRIERIVSGLGHMGKTSYHLAMDAVIDHYLDSGSRHPALVVFQTDGGPINRLAAERYLCKAAPLPLFWQFVGFGDPDSRQFEYLRRLDELAVPGKRVVDNAGFFHAGRDPRKVTDAELYDRLVGEFPQWLAAARAQGIVRPA; encoded by the coding sequence ATGGCCGCGATCAGTCTCAGCAAAGTCAGGGAGACGGCGCCCGCGCTGGTCGACCTGTACAAGACCGCCGGGGAGTCGCTGACCAAGCACCGCATGGCCGGGGAACGGGCCGCGGTCTACCTCGTCGTCGACTACTCCGGCTCCATGAAGCCGTACTACAAGGACGGCAGCGTCCAGGCGCTCGCCGACCGCGTGCTGAGCCTCTCCGCCCACCTCGACGACGACGGCACCGTCCCGGTCGTGTTCTTCTCCACCGACGTCGACGCCGTCACCGAGATCGCCCTCGCCGACCACCAGGGGCGGATCGAGCGGATCGTGTCCGGCCTCGGCCACATGGGCAAGACCAGCTACCACCTCGCCATGGACGCCGTCATCGACCACTACCTGGACAGCGGCTCCCGCCACCCCGCCCTGGTCGTCTTCCAGACCGACGGCGGCCCCATCAACCGGCTCGCCGCCGAGCGCTACCTGTGCAAGGCGGCGCCGCTGCCGCTGTTCTGGCAGTTCGTCGGCTTCGGCGACCCGGACAGCCGCCAGTTCGAGTATCTGCGGCGGCTCGACGAACTGGCGGTGCCCGGCAAGCGGGTCGTCGACAACGCCGGGTTCTTCCACGCCGGCCGCGACCCGCGCAAGGTCACCGACGCCGAGCTGTACGACCGGCTGGTGGGCGAGTTCCCCCAGTGGCTGGCGGCCGCACGCGCCCAGGGGATCGTGCGGCCCGCCTGA
- a CDS encoding rhomboid family intramembrane serine protease, with protein sequence MDSESTVTMFYRHPAVECHVRCTRCERYICPDCVRQAPVGHQCPACVREGARSVRQARTIVGGRMSTTPVVTYVLFALNVLAYLAEVVRPEIVDRFAMVGARLVGPGGEYYTGGGPYLTSGPLRTEGVAGGEWERLLTSAFLHQSPFEGVFGILHITVNMVVLWQLGRVVELMLGRVRFAALYLLSALGGSVLELVLADPGRASVGASGAIFGTGAAYYVLHRRLGADTARVNRFVAVLVLWLLISAGFTSWQGHLGGLLVGGALALAFAYAPRDGRRAAVQAGAGAGLVVLLAVTAAIKVSEMTGGGIPL encoded by the coding sequence GTGGATTCCGAGTCCACCGTCACCATGTTCTATCGCCATCCGGCGGTGGAGTGCCACGTCCGCTGCACCCGCTGCGAGCGGTACATCTGCCCGGACTGCGTGCGTCAGGCGCCGGTCGGCCACCAGTGCCCCGCCTGTGTGCGGGAGGGGGCGCGGTCGGTGCGGCAGGCCCGGACCATCGTGGGCGGCAGGATGTCGACGACGCCCGTGGTGACGTACGTGCTGTTCGCCCTGAACGTGCTCGCGTACCTGGCGGAGGTGGTGCGGCCGGAGATCGTGGACCGGTTCGCCATGGTCGGTGCGCGGCTGGTCGGTCCGGGCGGGGAGTACTACACCGGCGGGGGGCCGTACCTCACGTCGGGGCCGCTGCGGACCGAGGGCGTCGCCGGGGGTGAGTGGGAGCGCCTGCTCACCAGTGCGTTCCTTCACCAGTCGCCCTTCGAGGGCGTCTTCGGGATCCTGCACATCACGGTGAACATGGTGGTGCTGTGGCAGTTGGGGCGGGTGGTGGAGCTGATGCTCGGTCGGGTCCGTTTCGCCGCCCTGTATCTGCTGTCGGCGCTCGGCGGTTCCGTCCTGGAGCTGGTCCTCGCCGACCCGGGGCGGGCCTCGGTCGGCGCGTCGGGTGCGATCTTCGGCACGGGGGCCGCGTACTACGTGCTCCACCGTCGGCTGGGCGCCGACACGGCACGGGTCAACCGGTTCGTGGCCGTGCTGGTGCTGTGGCTGCTGATCTCCGCCGGGTTCACCTCGTGGCAGGGTCATCTCGGCGGCCTCCTGGTGGGCGGCGCGCTGGCCCTGGCCTTCGCGTACGCGCCCCGGGACGGGCGCCGGGCGGCGGTGCAGGCCGGTGCGGGGGCCGGGCTGGTGGTGTTGCTGGCGGTGACGGCGGCGATCAAGGTGTCGGAAATGACAGGCGGAGGTATCCCCCTATGA
- a CDS encoding chitosanase produces the protein MKRAGVLLLAAVPVIAAGAYFVVPDDSADSAGAPAAASAAGPARGDAKDRAEKEREADDALIADLPPGLAAPAKKELAQQLVSSAENSTTQWRTAYGSIEDVGDGDGYTAGIIGFCTGTHDLLALVERYTEAHPDNGLATYLPALREVDGSDSHEGLDPGFTAAWKAEAEVPAFREAQEEERDRVYFEPAVRLAKLDGLGTLGQFVYYDAMVFHGPDTDPEGFYGLREQAMARAKTPGQGGSEKQYLDTFLKLRVQAMRDKRPGIDTSRVDTAQRRFLTAGNMRLATPLVWEMYGDTYRVP, from the coding sequence ATGAAACGTGCCGGTGTGCTGCTCCTCGCGGCCGTTCCCGTGATCGCCGCGGGCGCGTACTTCGTCGTGCCGGACGACTCGGCGGACTCGGCCGGGGCCCCGGCCGCCGCCTCCGCCGCCGGGCCGGCCCGCGGCGACGCCAAGGACCGGGCCGAGAAGGAGCGCGAGGCGGACGACGCGCTGATCGCCGACCTGCCGCCGGGGCTCGCCGCACCGGCGAAGAAGGAGCTGGCCCAGCAGCTCGTCTCCAGCGCCGAGAACTCGACCACCCAGTGGCGCACCGCCTACGGCAGCATCGAGGACGTCGGGGACGGCGACGGGTACACCGCGGGCATCATCGGCTTCTGCACCGGCACCCACGACCTGCTGGCCCTGGTCGAGCGCTACACCGAGGCCCACCCGGACAACGGCCTGGCGACGTACCTGCCCGCCCTGCGCGAGGTCGACGGCAGCGACTCCCACGAGGGCCTGGACCCGGGCTTCACGGCGGCCTGGAAGGCGGAGGCCGAGGTCCCGGCGTTCCGCGAGGCGCAGGAGGAGGAGCGCGACCGGGTCTACTTCGAACCGGCGGTCCGGCTGGCCAAGCTGGACGGCCTGGGCACGCTCGGCCAGTTCGTCTACTACGACGCGATGGTCTTCCACGGCCCCGACACGGACCCCGAGGGCTTCTACGGGCTGCGCGAGCAGGCCATGGCCCGGGCGAAGACGCCGGGGCAGGGCGGCTCGGAGAAGCAGTACCTGGACACCTTCCTGAAGCTCCGCGTGCAGGCCATGCGGGACAAGCGTCCGGGCATCGACACCTCCCGCGTCGACACGGCCCAGCGCCGGTTCCTGACGGCCGGGAACATGCGGCTGGCGACGCCGCTGGTGTGGGAGATGTACGGCGACACGTACCGGGTGCCGTAG
- a CDS encoding glutamate synthase subunit beta: MADPKGFLNHGREVARTRPVDERVKDWSEVYVPGSLLPIISKQASRCMDCGIPFCHNGCPLGNLIPEWNDYAYREDWSAASERLHATNNFPEFTGRLCPAPCESACVLGINQPPVTIKNVEVSIIDKAWETGDVAPRIPERLSGKTVAVIGSGPAGLAAAQQLTRAGHTVAVYERADRVGGLLRYGIPEFKMEKRHINRRIEQMRAEGTRFRTGVEVGRDLTATSLKKRYDAVVIAAGSTTARDLPVPGRELNGIHQAMEYLPLANKVQEGDYVAPPISAEGKHVVVIGGGDTGADCVGTAHRQGAASVTQLEIMPRPGEERNPVAQPWPTFPMLYKVTSAHEEGGERVYAVSTTHFEGDEDGNVQWLHLSEVEFTDGKLTSKPGTERKIPAQLVTLAMGFTGTDKDNGLVDQFGLELDARGNIARDADFQTNVPGVFVAGDAGRGQSLIVWAIAEGRSAARGADRFLTGASDLPAPIRPTDRALAV, from the coding sequence ATGGCTGATCCCAAGGGCTTCCTGAACCACGGACGCGAGGTCGCCCGGACCCGCCCCGTCGACGAGCGCGTCAAGGACTGGAGCGAGGTCTACGTCCCCGGCTCCCTGCTGCCGATCATCAGCAAGCAGGCCAGCCGCTGCATGGACTGCGGCATCCCGTTCTGCCACAACGGCTGCCCCCTCGGGAACCTGATCCCCGAGTGGAACGACTACGCCTACCGCGAGGACTGGTCGGCGGCGTCCGAGCGCCTGCACGCCACCAACAACTTCCCGGAGTTCACCGGCCGCCTGTGCCCGGCCCCGTGCGAGTCGGCATGCGTGCTCGGCATCAACCAGCCGCCGGTCACCATCAAGAACGTCGAGGTCTCCATCATCGACAAGGCGTGGGAGACCGGGGACGTCGCCCCGCGCATCCCGGAGCGCCTGTCCGGCAAGACCGTCGCCGTCATCGGCTCGGGCCCGGCGGGTCTCGCCGCCGCCCAGCAGCTCACCCGGGCCGGTCACACCGTCGCCGTCTACGAGCGCGCGGACCGCGTCGGAGGCCTCCTGCGCTACGGCATCCCCGAGTTCAAGATGGAGAAGCGGCACATCAACCGGCGCATAGAGCAGATGCGCGCCGAGGGCACCCGCTTCCGCACCGGCGTCGAGGTCGGCCGCGACCTGACGGCCACCAGCCTCAAGAAACGCTACGACGCCGTCGTCATCGCCGCCGGCTCCACCACCGCCCGCGACCTGCCGGTCCCCGGCCGCGAGCTGAACGGCATCCACCAGGCGATGGAGTACCTGCCGCTGGCCAACAAGGTCCAGGAGGGCGACTACGTGGCGCCCCCGATCTCGGCCGAGGGCAAGCACGTCGTCGTCATCGGCGGCGGCGACACCGGCGCCGACTGCGTGGGCACCGCCCACCGCCAGGGCGCCGCCTCCGTCACCCAGCTGGAGATCATGCCCAGGCCCGGCGAGGAGCGGAACCCGGTCGCGCAGCCGTGGCCGACCTTCCCGATGCTGTACAAGGTCACCAGCGCCCACGAGGAGGGCGGCGAACGGGTCTACGCCGTCTCCACCACCCACTTCGAGGGCGACGAGGACGGCAACGTCCAGTGGCTGCACCTGAGCGAGGTCGAGTTCACCGACGGGAAGCTCACGTCGAAGCCGGGCACCGAGCGGAAGATCCCGGCCCAGCTGGTCACCCTCGCCATGGGCTTCACCGGCACCGACAAGGACAACGGCCTCGTCGACCAGTTCGGCCTGGAGCTCGACGCACGGGGTAACATCGCCCGGGACGCCGACTTCCAGACCAACGTGCCGGGTGTGTTCGTCGCCGGTGACGCCGGCCGCGGCCAGTCGCTCATCGTCTGGGCGATCGCCGAGGGCCGCTCGGCCGCGCGAGGCGCCGACCGCTTCCTGACCGGAGCCAGCGACCTGCCGGCCCCGATCCGCCCGACCGACCGCGCCCTCGCGGTCTGA